A portion of the uncultured Draconibacterium sp. genome contains these proteins:
- a CDS encoding sugar transferase, whose protein sequence is MNKSWQTAKYLFFDFFAAALAWAAFFVYRKEIIEPQYFNGWDVPFELTPQFYLGLLVIPAFWITFYYIVGFYNNIYRRSRLLELGQTFFTSVVGVVIIFFAFLLDDWIGSYKNYYNLVFTLFALHFSLTYIFRLILTTQTIHKIHKRKIGFNTLIIGSNEKALKVYNEMMSQVRPAGNKFVGFIELDENSNSVLSEKLPMLGHINDIIDILDNENIEEVILALETREHDQLSEILTIIENRQITIWGIPDLYDLLSSMTKTNTIFGSPLIKISNGLMPGWQENMKRLLDVLFSVIAVVIFFPVFIVLAVIICTTSKGPVIYKQQRIGRYGKPFYIYKLRSMVAEAENGSPALSSENDSRITPIGRFLRKTHLDEIPQFFNVIMGTMSLVGPRPERDFYIKQIIKRAPHYTHLHKLRPGITSWGQVKYGYASNVDEMLERLTYDMMYLKNISLYIDFKILIYTIMVSVKGNGK, encoded by the coding sequence ATGAATAAATCGTGGCAAACAGCCAAATATTTATTTTTCGATTTTTTTGCCGCAGCACTTGCCTGGGCTGCTTTTTTTGTATACCGAAAAGAAATTATTGAGCCCCAATACTTTAACGGATGGGATGTTCCTTTTGAGCTCACGCCGCAATTCTATTTGGGGTTGCTGGTCATCCCCGCTTTCTGGATAACATTTTACTACATTGTTGGCTTTTACAACAATATTTATCGACGTTCGCGCCTCCTTGAACTAGGGCAAACATTTTTTACTTCGGTAGTTGGTGTTGTTATTATCTTCTTTGCATTTCTGCTGGACGACTGGATTGGCTCGTATAAAAACTACTACAACCTGGTTTTTACGCTGTTTGCATTACATTTTTCACTCACCTATATTTTTCGCCTGATACTTACCACACAAACCATTCACAAAATTCATAAACGAAAAATTGGCTTTAACACGCTGATTATCGGCAGCAACGAAAAAGCGCTGAAGGTGTACAACGAAATGATGAGCCAGGTAAGGCCGGCAGGAAATAAATTTGTTGGATTTATTGAACTTGATGAAAATAGCAACTCCGTGTTGAGCGAAAAATTGCCGATGCTTGGACACATAAACGACATTATCGACATATTGGACAATGAAAATATTGAAGAAGTAATTCTGGCTTTGGAAACCCGTGAGCACGATCAACTTAGCGAGATTCTGACAATTATAGAAAACAGGCAAATTACTATTTGGGGCATTCCTGATTTGTATGATTTGCTTTCGAGCATGACAAAAACCAACACCATTTTTGGAAGCCCGCTAATAAAAATCAGCAACGGATTAATGCCCGGCTGGCAGGAAAACATGAAGCGCTTGCTCGATGTTTTATTTTCGGTTATTGCAGTGGTAATTTTCTTTCCGGTATTTATTGTATTGGCAGTAATAATCTGCACTACCTCAAAAGGGCCGGTTATATACAAGCAACAAAGAATAGGGCGTTACGGAAAACCATTTTATATTTATAAACTCAGAAGTATGGTTGCCGAAGCCGAAAATGGATCGCCTGCCCTGTCATCGGAAAACGATTCGCGAATTACACCAATCGGGCGTTTCCTGCGAAAGACTCATTTAGATGAAATTCCACAGTTTTTTAATGTAATTATGGGAACGATGTCGCTGGTTGGGCCGCGGCCGGAGCGTGATTTCTACATAAAACAAATAATAAAACGAGCACCACACTACACACACCTGCACAAACTGCGCCCGGGAATTACTTCGTGGGGACAGGTAAAATATGGTTATGCATCGAATGTTGATGAGATGCTGGAACGACTAACTTACGATATGATGTATCTGAAAAATATTTCGTTGTATATCGACTTTAAAATACTGATTTACACCATAATGGTTAGCGTAAAAGGAAACGGAAAATAA
- a CDS encoding RNA methyltransferase yields MRKLRNIELGRLSVEEYKQSTKTPIVVVLDNIRSCNNIGSVFRTSDALLINKIYLCGITATPPNNEIRKTALDAEKSVDWEYFEHTEEVVKNLQQDGFKVYAIEQVENSIMLPDFHPADDEKVALVFGNEVKGVKQSVVDLCNGSIEIPQYGTKHSFNISVSAGIVLWDIFQKIDSRK; encoded by the coding sequence ATGCGCAAACTCAGAAATATAGAACTTGGCCGTTTAAGCGTTGAGGAATACAAACAATCGACAAAAACACCCATTGTTGTGGTGCTTGATAATATCAGAAGCTGCAACAACATTGGGTCGGTGTTCCGCACCTCGGATGCGTTGCTGATTAATAAAATATACCTGTGCGGAATTACAGCTACACCACCGAACAACGAAATCCGTAAAACTGCACTTGACGCCGAAAAATCGGTTGACTGGGAATATTTTGAGCACACCGAAGAAGTAGTTAAGAACTTGCAACAAGATGGTTTTAAAGTTTATGCCATAGAACAAGTGGAAAACAGTATAATGCTACCCGATTTTCACCCTGCCGATGATGAAAAAGTAGCCTTGGTTTTTGGAAACGAAGTGAAAGGCGTTAAACAAAGTGTGGTCGACCTTTGCAATGGCAGTATTGAAATTCCGCAATACGGCACCAAACATTCTTTCAATATTTCGGTTAGTGCCGGAATTGTTTTGTGGGACATTTTTCAAAAAATTGATTCGCGTAAATAA
- a CDS encoding MBL fold metallo-hydrolase, with product MIKVEKFVVNPLAENSFVLSDEETKECVIIDPGFYYGEEHDELKYYIEKNELKPVKVINTHCHFDHIMGVDFIRDEFKIPLFAHADDAFWVEKAVDQGKMFGFDVKPVKPIDEFIEEGQTIEFGEAKLEVIHVPGHAPGHVVFYSKADKFIIAGDVLFYGSIGRTDLPGGDFDTLITNIKEKLFPLPNDTKVYCGHGPETTLGFEKENNPFLT from the coding sequence ATGATAAAAGTTGAAAAGTTTGTAGTAAACCCATTGGCCGAAAACAGCTTCGTATTAAGCGATGAAGAAACAAAAGAATGTGTAATTATCGATCCCGGGTTTTATTACGGAGAAGAGCACGATGAGTTAAAATATTACATTGAAAAAAATGAGCTGAAACCCGTAAAGGTTATCAATACACATTGCCATTTCGATCATATAATGGGCGTTGATTTTATTCGCGATGAATTTAAAATTCCGCTGTTCGCTCATGCCGACGATGCTTTTTGGGTTGAGAAAGCTGTTGATCAGGGTAAAATGTTTGGTTTTGATGTGAAGCCAGTAAAACCTATTGATGAGTTTATTGAAGAGGGACAGACGATAGAGTTTGGCGAAGCAAAACTTGAAGTTATTCATGTTCCCGGCCACGCTCCCGGTCACGTTGTTTTTTACAGTAAAGCCGATAAGTTTATAATTGCCGGCGATGTATTGTTTTATGGCAGCATTGGCCGGACCGACTTGCCCGGTGGCGATTTTGATACCTTGATAACCAACATTAAAGAAAAACTTTTCCCGCTACCAAACGATACAAAAGTTTACTGTGGACACGGCCCGGAAACCACACTCGGATTTGAAAAAGAGAACAATCCGTTTTTAACCTGA
- a CDS encoding protein-L-isoaspartate(D-aspartate) O-methyltransferase, translated as MVNETSRHKGLRKRLVDGLKVKGIRNEAVLAAIGNVPRHLFMDSGFINFAYKDQAFPIGAGQTISQPYTVGFQTQLLDVKKGEKVLEIGTGSGYQAAVLVEMGAKVFTIERQKELYVKTHKFLPSIGYKPACFFGDGYKGLPDFAPFDKILVTAGAPVVPPDLKMQLKIGGKLVVPVGNDKHQDMCEIIRSGENDFTMKKHGGFVFVPLLKGTVNF; from the coding sequence ATGGTAAACGAAACATCACGACATAAAGGGCTTCGTAAACGTTTGGTCGATGGACTAAAAGTTAAAGGTATTCGCAACGAAGCTGTTTTGGCAGCAATTGGAAATGTGCCAAGGCATTTATTTATGGATAGTGGTTTTATAAACTTTGCTTATAAAGATCAGGCCTTTCCAATTGGTGCGGGGCAAACCATTTCGCAACCCTACACAGTCGGTTTTCAAACGCAACTGCTTGATGTAAAAAAGGGCGAAAAAGTGTTGGAAATTGGAACCGGATCGGGTTACCAGGCTGCTGTTTTGGTTGAAATGGGAGCCAAAGTTTTTACCATAGAACGCCAAAAAGAGTTGTATGTAAAAACACATAAATTTTTGCCATCAATTGGCTACAAGCCCGCCTGTTTTTTTGGCGACGGCTATAAAGGCCTTCCCGATTTTGCTCCTTTTGATAAGATATTGGTTACAGCAGGTGCACCTGTTGTTCCGCCCGATTTAAAGATGCAACTAAAAATAGGAGGCAAACTCGTAGTTCCCGTGGGTAACGATAAGCACCAGGATATGTGCGAGATTATTCGAAGCGGCGAAAATGATTTCACAATGAAAAAACATGGAGGCTTTGTTTTTGTTCCTCTTTTAAAAGGAACCGTAAATTTCTGA
- a CDS encoding arginine deiminase family protein, whose translation MKTSVHSEIGQLEGVIIHTPGSEVENMTPANAERALYSDILNLSIASNEYAQFEGVLKKVSQVYQVKELLADILAIDEVKTELLKEICMTEYIDSCQQLLDNDSKNLATMLIEGVVLEKNNLTNYLSNERFLLRPLHNLFFTRDSAMAMNDNMLIGKMANPVRERESLIMEAIYKYHPTIESHVLNPAKPDSNIMVNRKSMVEGGDVQIARDDIFVIGTGVRTSTQGIDFIIENIKKQNKEKQHIIVQELPETPESFIHLDMVFTFLNTYECMVYPPVIFGMSRFKTIHIEIENGEVSRIEEMPNLPKALKKLGIDLKPISCGGNSDEWIQEREQWHSGANFLAFAPGKIIGYQRNVHTIEELNNNGYEVVAATDMITGKVSVDDYKKCVVTIAGSELARGGGGARCMSQPFRRAAVNW comes from the coding sequence ATGAAAACATCGGTGCATTCAGAAATTGGCCAGTTGGAAGGCGTTATTATCCACACACCGGGTTCCGAAGTTGAAAATATGACGCCGGCAAATGCCGAAAGAGCCTTATACAGCGATATTTTAAATTTATCGATCGCGTCAAACGAATATGCACAATTTGAAGGGGTTCTTAAGAAAGTATCGCAGGTATACCAGGTGAAAGAATTGCTCGCCGACATTTTAGCTATCGATGAAGTAAAGACAGAATTGCTGAAAGAAATTTGCATGACCGAGTACATCGACTCGTGTCAGCAATTACTCGACAATGATTCAAAAAACCTGGCAACAATGCTGATTGAAGGTGTGGTGTTGGAGAAAAACAACCTAACCAACTACCTAAGCAACGAGCGTTTTTTATTGAGGCCTTTGCACAACCTGTTTTTCACTCGCGACTCGGCAATGGCAATGAATGACAATATGCTTATCGGGAAAATGGCGAACCCGGTGCGCGAGCGGGAATCGCTTATAATGGAGGCCATTTACAAATACCACCCAACCATTGAAAGCCACGTTCTAAATCCGGCAAAGCCCGATTCGAACATAATGGTTAACCGAAAATCGATGGTGGAAGGCGGCGATGTACAAATTGCCCGCGACGATATTTTTGTTATCGGGACCGGAGTGAGGACCAGCACGCAGGGCATTGATTTTATCATTGAAAACATAAAAAAACAGAACAAAGAAAAACAACACATTATCGTTCAGGAACTGCCCGAAACACCTGAATCGTTTATTCACCTCGATATGGTTTTCACTTTTCTAAATACCTATGAATGTATGGTTTATCCACCCGTAATTTTTGGAATGAGCCGTTTTAAAACCATTCATATTGAAATAGAAAACGGAGAAGTAAGTCGTATCGAGGAAATGCCAAACCTGCCAAAAGCGCTGAAAAAGCTGGGCATCGATTTAAAACCAATTTCGTGTGGCGGCAACAGCGACGAATGGATTCAGGAGCGCGAACAATGGCACAGCGGAGCTAATTTTTTAGCTTTTGCACCAGGTAAAATAATTGGTTACCAACGCAACGTACACACCATCGAAGAACTGAACAATAACGGCTACGAAGTAGTTGCAGCCACCGACATGATTACAGGAAAAGTATCGGTTGACGACTACAAAAAATGTGTTGTAACCATTGCCGGGTCGGAACTGGCTCGAGGTGGTGGCGGTGCACGTTGTATGTCGCAGCCATTCAGAAGAGCCGCAGTGAACTGGTAG
- the ispE gene encoding 4-(cytidine 5'-diphospho)-2-C-methyl-D-erythritol kinase, which produces MITFPNAKINIGLNVVEKRPDGYHNLETIFYPVKLSDALEVIEADKTAFSSSGIEIDATPENNLVYKAYSLLTGDYDLPPVKMHLHKVIPFGAGLGGGSADAAFMLKVLNDYFELGLTSTQIEEYAARIGADCPFFVQNKPTFAHGIGDQFKPVNLDLSAYEIVIVKPPFSVSTPQAYKNITPAKPEFNLQQIEKLPIEDWKAVVKNDFEKSVFPQFPEIEKLKNQLYKAGAVYASMSGSGSAVFGIFRHSPIDLDRFLPEGIFIYR; this is translated from the coding sequence ATGATCACATTTCCCAATGCCAAAATAAATATCGGGCTCAACGTAGTGGAGAAACGACCAGATGGTTACCACAACCTTGAAACTATTTTTTATCCGGTAAAATTATCTGACGCTTTGGAGGTGATCGAAGCAGACAAAACAGCTTTTTCTTCATCTGGAATTGAAATTGATGCTACACCAGAGAATAACCTCGTTTATAAAGCTTATTCTTTGCTTACCGGGGATTATGATCTTCCGCCGGTAAAAATGCATCTGCATAAAGTTATTCCGTTTGGTGCAGGGCTTGGCGGCGGTTCTGCTGATGCGGCTTTCATGTTAAAAGTGCTGAACGATTATTTTGAGTTGGGATTAACCTCAACTCAGATTGAGGAGTACGCTGCCAGAATTGGAGCCGATTGTCCGTTCTTCGTTCAAAATAAACCTACTTTTGCACACGGAATTGGCGATCAGTTTAAACCGGTAAACCTCGATTTATCGGCCTACGAGATTGTAATTGTTAAACCTCCATTTTCTGTTAGCACGCCCCAGGCTTATAAAAATATTACTCCTGCAAAACCGGAATTTAATCTTCAGCAAATTGAAAAACTCCCCATCGAAGATTGGAAAGCAGTAGTGAAAAACGACTTCGAAAAAAGCGTATTTCCGCAATTCCCCGAAATTGAAAAACTAAAGAATCAGCTTTACAAAGCAGGCGCCGTTTATGCTTCCATGTCGGGAAGTGGCTCAGCAGTCTTCGGTATTTTTCGCCATTCACCGATAGATTTGGATAGATTCCTACCTGAAGGTATTTTTATTTACCGATAA
- a CDS encoding DUF4294 domain-containing protein: MKRIVFIAFLLLGAWLAEAQENDTSDVYMGYVQDGDTIIFKNLKEIPVFPGREFKNNRQYRRYTRYIRKVKKVYPLAVEARELLKEYEPEYNAMETRKEQRRLMKQLEKELLDKHKDELKKWSISDGRILLKLINRETERTAYSLIKDFRGGFSATFWQGIAKLFRNDLKAGYDPDEEDQVLEEIVTLIELGYY, encoded by the coding sequence ATGAAAAGGATTGTCTTTATAGCGTTTTTATTGTTGGGAGCCTGGCTTGCCGAAGCGCAGGAGAACGATACTTCCGATGTTTACATGGGCTATGTTCAGGATGGCGATACCATAATATTTAAGAACCTTAAAGAAATCCCGGTTTTTCCCGGTCGTGAATTTAAAAACAACCGGCAATACAGGCGTTACACGCGCTACATTAGGAAAGTGAAAAAGGTGTATCCGCTGGCTGTGGAAGCACGTGAACTATTGAAAGAATACGAGCCGGAATACAACGCTATGGAAACGCGAAAAGAGCAACGACGATTGATGAAACAGCTGGAAAAAGAATTGCTGGACAAACATAAAGATGAATTGAAAAAATGGTCGATTTCGGATGGTCGGATTTTGTTGAAACTAATAAATCGCGAAACGGAGCGAACTGCATATAGTCTGATAAAAGATTTCAGGGGAGGGTTTAGTGCTACTTTTTGGCAGGGAATTGCCAAACTTTTCAGAAATGATTTGAAAGCCGGTTACGATCCGGATGAAGAAGACCAGGTGCTGGAAGAAATTGTAACTTTAATTGAATTGGGATATTACTAA
- the thpR gene encoding RNA 2',3'-cyclic phosphodiesterase: MREHIRTFIAIKIVPNNEVIKLLQHLKKLFKNDRINWVDSENFHLTLRFVGNTTREQLYALVDRLEDLFSDKSKFKITLNGTGYFKSKNQPRVLFIKLNESDELLQLVPEIEAQVVACGFDGEQKAFRPHLTVGRIKSVENRNRFFSIVDEMPTVECQKIEVKEIILFQSILKQPGPEYRPIKTFQLK; this comes from the coding sequence ATGAGGGAACACATCAGAACTTTCATTGCCATAAAAATAGTTCCGAACAATGAAGTGATTAAGTTGCTTCAGCATTTAAAAAAACTGTTTAAAAACGACCGTATAAACTGGGTTGATTCCGAGAATTTTCATTTAACACTACGCTTTGTTGGTAATACCACACGCGAGCAATTGTATGCATTGGTTGATCGATTGGAGGATTTATTTTCTGATAAATCGAAATTTAAAATCACCTTAAATGGAACAGGCTACTTTAAAAGCAAAAACCAGCCACGCGTTCTCTTTATAAAACTTAACGAATCCGATGAATTGTTGCAACTGGTGCCGGAAATTGAAGCGCAAGTTGTTGCCTGTGGTTTTGATGGAGAGCAAAAAGCGTTCAGACCACATTTAACTGTAGGCCGCATAAAATCGGTAGAAAACAGAAACCGGTTTTTCTCTATTGTGGATGAAATGCCGACAGTTGAATGCCAGAAAATAGAAGTGAAAGAAATAATATTGTTTCAAAGCATTTTAAAGCAACCCGGCCCGGAATACAGGCCTATAAAAACATTTCAGCTAAAATGA
- a CDS encoding antibiotic biosynthesis monooxygenase: MIASTPKPPYYAVIFTTLQNENDKGYAEMARQMMEIAKQQPDFLGEESAREDLGITVSYWESLETIKSWKQNAKHLQAQKLGKEKWYKKYKLRVAGVERDADFGF; this comes from the coding sequence ATGATTGCTAGTACACCAAAGCCACCTTACTATGCTGTGATTTTTACAACTCTACAAAACGAGAATGATAAGGGATATGCCGAAATGGCCCGGCAAATGATGGAAATTGCCAAACAACAACCCGACTTTTTGGGTGAAGAATCAGCCCGCGAAGATTTGGGAATTACCGTTTCGTACTGGGAGAGTCTGGAAACCATTAAGAGCTGGAAACAAAATGCCAAACATTTGCAGGCTCAAAAGCTGGGGAAAGAAAAGTGGTATAAGAAATACAAATTAAGAGTGGCGGGAGTGGAACGCGATGCTGACTTTGGTTTTTAA
- the gcvP gene encoding aminomethyl-transferring glycine dehydrogenase: protein MSQDRFVTRHNGPRGLEVAEMLDSVGVSSMDELLEQTVPSTIRLKQPLKLKEGLSERKYFRRILELASKNKVFNTYIGMGYYDTITPAVVLRNVLENPVWYTSYTPYQAEISQGRLEALLNFQTMVCGLTGMDIANASLLDEATAAAEAMVMMANLRSRKMVKAGVNTILVDSKMWPQTHDVLNTRALPLGFELKIQPKDEFVFDENVFGVIVQYPNADGEILDYAELVEQAHEKEIKVAVAADLMSLAILTPPGEWGADIVFGNSQRFGVPMGYGGPHAAFFTAKEAYKRNMPGRIIGVTKDMHGNRALRMALQTREQHIKREKATSNICTAQALLAIMAGFFGVYHGPDGIIGIAERIHNIAAFLAVEIEKLGYTQINKNFFDTIRFALPKHVMREDIEWLSHELEMNFRYFENGDVGISIDETTNPQDIGWIIEVFAKAANKKWQVAEEYPEGFEIDAAFKRTSEFMTEEVFNKYRSETEMVRYIKRLAKKDISLTQSMISLGSCTMKLNAATEMLPLSWIEFNGLHPFIPKNQARGYHEMMEELRRDLAEITGMADVSLQPNSGAAGEYAGLMVIQEYHKSRGEGQRDVVIIPSSAHGTNPASAVMAGTKVVVVKCDDKGNVDMEDLRAKAELHKDNLSAFMVTYPSTHGVFEASIIEMCEVIHENGGQVYMDGANMNAQVGLTNPRMIGADVCHLNLHKTFAIPHGGGGPGVGPIGVASHLVEFLPSHPIMNNGHVGITAVSAAPWGSASVLPITYGYIKMMGAEGLTEATKLAILNANYIATALKDNYGILYTGENGRVAHELILECRHLKASAGITEEDIAKRLMDYGFHAPTLSFPVHGTLMIEPTESESKDELDRFISALNSIFDEVKEVENGDADKADNVLKNAPHTAQCVCADEWTHSYGREKAAYPLDWVRENKYWVPVGRVDNAWGDRNLICTCGSPEEYEAFAD, encoded by the coding sequence ATGTCTCAGGATAGATTTGTCACCCGCCACAATGGCCCACGAGGTTTAGAAGTTGCCGAAATGCTTGATTCTGTTGGTGTTTCATCGATGGACGAACTGCTTGAACAAACAGTGCCTTCAACGATCAGGTTAAAGCAACCTTTAAAATTGAAAGAAGGTTTGTCGGAACGGAAATATTTCCGCCGAATTCTGGAACTGGCTTCTAAAAATAAAGTATTCAATACCTACATCGGAATGGGATATTACGATACGATTACTCCTGCAGTGGTCTTGCGTAATGTACTTGAAAATCCGGTTTGGTACACTTCTTACACACCATACCAGGCCGAAATTTCGCAGGGACGACTGGAGGCGCTGTTAAACTTTCAGACAATGGTTTGCGGTTTAACCGGAATGGACATTGCCAATGCATCGTTACTTGATGAAGCTACTGCAGCTGCCGAAGCGATGGTGATGATGGCTAACCTGCGATCGCGGAAAATGGTAAAAGCCGGTGTAAATACCATTTTGGTTGACAGCAAAATGTGGCCGCAAACACACGATGTATTAAATACACGTGCACTTCCGCTTGGCTTTGAATTAAAAATTCAGCCCAAAGACGAATTTGTGTTTGACGAAAATGTGTTTGGAGTAATCGTTCAATATCCGAATGCAGATGGCGAAATATTAGATTATGCAGAACTTGTTGAGCAGGCGCATGAAAAAGAAATAAAGGTAGCAGTTGCTGCCGATTTAATGTCGCTGGCAATTCTTACTCCTCCGGGAGAGTGGGGGGCTGATATTGTTTTCGGTAACTCGCAACGATTTGGAGTTCCGATGGGATACGGTGGCCCGCACGCGGCATTCTTCACGGCAAAAGAGGCTTACAAACGAAATATGCCGGGCCGTATTATTGGGGTTACCAAAGATATGCATGGCAACCGGGCACTGCGCATGGCGCTGCAAACCCGCGAGCAACATATTAAACGCGAAAAAGCAACATCGAATATCTGCACAGCGCAGGCTTTATTGGCTATTATGGCCGGATTTTTTGGAGTTTATCACGGCCCTGATGGCATTATCGGAATTGCTGAACGTATCCACAATATTGCTGCTTTTCTTGCCGTTGAAATCGAGAAACTTGGATATACTCAAATCAATAAAAACTTCTTCGATACTATTCGTTTTGCATTACCAAAACACGTAATGCGCGAAGACATTGAGTGGTTATCGCACGAGTTGGAAATGAATTTTCGCTATTTCGAAAATGGCGATGTGGGAATCAGTATCGACGAAACCACCAACCCACAGGATATTGGCTGGATAATTGAAGTATTTGCAAAAGCCGCCAATAAAAAATGGCAGGTAGCTGAAGAATATCCTGAAGGTTTTGAAATTGATGCTGCGTTTAAACGGACATCGGAATTTATGACTGAGGAGGTATTTAATAAGTACCGCTCGGAAACCGAAATGGTGCGATACATTAAACGGTTGGCGAAAAAGGATATTTCACTTACACAATCGATGATCTCGCTGGGATCGTGCACGATGAAACTGAATGCAGCCACCGAAATGTTGCCTTTGAGTTGGATTGAGTTTAACGGTTTGCATCCGTTTATTCCCAAAAATCAGGCACGTGGTTATCACGAAATGATGGAAGAACTTCGCCGCGATTTAGCCGAGATTACCGGAATGGCCGATGTAAGTTTGCAGCCAAACTCAGGTGCTGCAGGCGAATATGCCGGTTTGATGGTGATTCAGGAATACCATAAAAGCAGAGGCGAGGGCCAGCGTGATGTGGTGATTATTCCTTCTTCGGCACACGGAACCAATCCTGCAAGTGCGGTAATGGCCGGAACAAAAGTGGTTGTGGTAAAATGCGACGATAAAGGAAACGTTGATATGGAAGATCTTCGTGCCAAGGCTGAATTGCACAAAGACAATCTTTCAGCATTTATGGTAACTTATCCATCAACACACGGGGTTTTCGAGGCATCAATTATTGAAATGTGCGAAGTCATTCACGAAAATGGCGGACAGGTTTACATGGATGGTGCCAATATGAATGCGCAGGTTGGTCTTACCAATCCTCGTATGATCGGTGCCGATGTGTGTCACCTGAATTTACATAAAACATTTGCTATTCCACATGGTGGTGGAGGTCCCGGTGTTGGGCCTATTGGCGTTGCCAGTCACTTGGTAGAGTTCCTGCCATCGCACCCCATTATGAATAACGGGCACGTGGGTATTACAGCGGTTTCTGCGGCTCCATGGGGAAGTGCATCGGTATTGCCAATTACCTACGGCTACATTAAAATGATGGGAGCCGAAGGACTGACGGAAGCAACAAAACTGGCTATTCTTAATGCCAACTATATTGCCACAGCTTTAAAAGACAATTACGGAATTTTGTATACCGGAGAAAACGGACGTGTGGCACATGAATTAATTTTAGAGTGTCGCCACCTGAAAGCCTCTGCCGGAATAACCGAAGAAGACATAGCAAAGCGATTAATGGATTATGGTTTCCATGCGCCAACGCTATCGTTTCCGGTTCACGGTACATTAATGATTGAGCCGACAGAAAGTGAATCGAAGGATGAGCTGGATCGGTTTATCAGCGCTTTAAACTCTATTTTCGATGAAGTAAAAGAAGTTGAGAACGGAGATGCCGACAAAGCTGATAACGTGCTTAAAAATGCGCCACACACGGCTCAGTGCGTGTGTGCCGATGAATGGACACACTCTTATGGCCGCGAAAAAGCTGCTTATCCGCTTGATTGGGTGCGCGAAAATAAATATTGGGTGCCGGTTGGTCGTGTCGACAATGCATGGGGCGATCGTAACCTGATTTGTACCTGTGGTTCGCCAGAAGAATATGAAGCTTTTGCTGATTAA